In Candidatus Hydrogenedentota bacterium, the sequence ACACCCGGTCGAGCCGATCCAGATTACCTTCGCGGCGGCATGAGCCAGTGGCCCAGCGCAAAGGCCAAGCGCGTGCTTGCCGCGCTGCGGAAGATCGGCTGGGAAGTGAAACGCATTTCCGGCTCACACAAGACCCTTTCTCGGCCCGGTCTTCCCGATTACGTTTTTGCATTTCACGACAACGAGGAGATTGGGCCGGGCATGTTGGCCCGCATTGCGAAAAACACGGGGCTGAAACCGGAAGACCTCTGACGCGTGTCCGGTCATTGGGGCACGCGGCGATCCGGTCTGCGCAGGAGCAATCGAGTGAGTAACGGCGAAATGACAAGGCGCACCGTCCTTGCCACCGCGGCGATGGGCGTAGCACTGGGCACGATGACACCGCGGTCCGTGGCGGCACAGGGCGCATTGAAAAGCCGCCTCAAGCAGTCAGTCTGCAAGTGGTGCTACAAAGACATTTCGCTCGAAGATTTATGCAAAGCCGCCGTCGACATCGGGCTGAAATCCATCGACCTGCTCGATGTCGCGCAATTGCCCGTCGTCAAGCAACACGGCCTCCTTTGCGCCATGGTCAACGGACCCGGCCCGATTCGCGACGGATGGAACGAGACGAAACGTCACGACGAGCTCGTGAAAAAATCGGAAGCGATTCTTCCCGTCGTCGCGGAATATGGCTTCCCGAACATGATTGTCTTCAGCGGCGACCGCCGCGGGATGAGCGATGCGGAAGGCATCAAGAACTGCGCAAAGGGCATCAAACGCATTACACCGCTCGCCGAAAAGCTCGGTGTGACCGTCTGCATGGAACTGCTCAACAGCAAGCGCGATCACAAAGACTACATGTGCGATCACACCGCGTGGGGCGTCGCGCTGGTGAACGAAGTCGGTTCAGAACGCTTCAAGCTGCTCTACGACATCTACCACATGCAGATCATGGAAGGCGACGTGATCGCGACGATTCGCGAGAACAAAGACTACATCGCACATTACCACACCGGCGGTGTTCCCGGCCGTCACGAGATCGACGAAACGCAGGAACTGCAATACAAGACAATCTGTCAAGCCATCGTCGACACCGGCTTCACCGGCTACCTCGCGCAGGAATTCATCCCCGCGCGCGATCCGCTGACGTCGCTCGCGCAGGCCGCGCGCATCTGCGACGTATAGCGTCTGCGACAGACAAAACAAGCGCGCCGGCGATCCCCATCGCCGGCGCGCCCGCGTTACTCAGTCGTCCTGGTTAGTCTGGACGCGATACATTTACCGCTTGGAGACCTTTTGGGCTCTCCAGCAGTTCAAACTGGACCTCTTCCCCTTCGCGCAGCGTGCGAAATCCCTCCATCCGAATCGCGCTGTGATGCACAAACACGTCCGGACTGTTTTCGCGCGTGATGAAACCAAACCCCTTTTGGTCGTTAAACCACTTCACGCGCCCCTTGAGATGATTCCCGTTCGTTCCATTCGTACCGCTCATACCACATTCCCTCTTACTGAAATCTAACCACACACACACCCACACAGCAGGTCCAGCGGGGATACAAGAGCGTGTCCCAGCCCTCCTCTGACCCACCTTGCAAATTCTAGAATATCGCTTAATACGGATTCTGTCAACGGGTAATCAAATAATTTTGCTCACCTTGGTTCGAGATTTTCGTACCTATCGTTAGGTATTCCGATTCGAAAGGAGCCATTGCGGCCCGCGTTCCGTCTCGCCAAAATCATGGCTTGCGAAGGTTTAGACCAGTCCCAAATTCCGAAACCCCGGAAAATCGGCCATTTGAGTCCGTCTTGGAACTGCGCGCCGCCGAGCGGCTCATCTTAGGGGCAGGTTGTGTATAGTCGGGGCGCGTGAAACACAACCGAATCCGGATCGGCGTTCGTACCTATGCATGCACTTGCAGTTCACGGTGGAGCGGGCCAGTGGCCCGAAGAGAAGGTCCAGCGCGCGTTGGACGGTGTCAGCCGCGCGCTGGACATCGGTCAGGCGATTCTCGCGCGGGGCGGCGCCGCGCTCGACGCCGTCGAACAGGCCGTTCAGGTGATGGAGGACGACCCGGTGTTTGATGCGGGCACCGGGTCTTACGCGAACACCGATGGAGAGGTGGAAATGGACGCCATAATCGCCGATGGCGCCTCCGGGCGGTTTGGGTCCGTCGCGGCCGTACGCAACGTTCGGCACCCCATCGCCGTCGCGCGCAAGGTCATGGACGATACGCCGCACTGCCTGCTCGTCGGCGAGGGCGCGACCCGCTTCGCGCACGCCAACGGTTTCGACTTCATTCCGAATGAACT encodes:
- a CDS encoding type II toxin-antitoxin system HicA family toxin; this translates as MSQWPSAKAKRVLAALRKIGWEVKRISGSHKTLSRPGLPDYVFAFHDNEEIGPGMLARIAKNTGLKPEDL
- a CDS encoding TIM barrel protein: MTRRTVLATAAMGVALGTMTPRSVAAQGALKSRLKQSVCKWCYKDISLEDLCKAAVDIGLKSIDLLDVAQLPVVKQHGLLCAMVNGPGPIRDGWNETKRHDELVKKSEAILPVVAEYGFPNMIVFSGDRRGMSDAEGIKNCAKGIKRITPLAEKLGVTVCMELLNSKRDHKDYMCDHTAWGVALVNEVGSERFKLLYDIYHMQIMEGDVIATIRENKDYIAHYHTGGVPGRHEIDETQELQYKTICQAIVDTGFTGYLAQEFIPARDPLTSLAQAARICDV
- a CDS encoding cold shock domain-containing protein; its protein translation is MSGTNGTNGNHLKGRVKWFNDQKGFGFITRENSPDVFVHHSAIRMEGFRTLREGEEVQFELLESPKGLQAVNVSRPD